TAATACCAGTTTCTATTTCATTATTTTCTTTTACAGCTCTATGAACATTCATTCCATACATACCTTTTCCACCATATTTAGGAAGCAAAGCAGGGTGGATATTTATAATCTTATTAGGAAAGGCTGCAACTATTTTGGCTGGAATACGCCATAGAAAACCAGCAAGTACAATTATGTCAGCTTCAACTTGTAGAAAGTTTAAAACAGTGTCATCTTTTGTAAAGCTCTCTTTATCAAATAGAGAAGCCTCTATTTCTAGGCGTTCACATCTATTAAAAACTTTGGCATGTTCATTGTTAGACAGCACATGAGTAACTGTAGCAGTTTTAGTAGATTGAAAGTGTTTTATGATATTTTCGGCATTGGTACCAGAACCTGAAGCAAAAATTACGATACGTTTCATGTTTAATTAGCGTGTTTTGTTACTACAAAAAAAAGAATAATTATTAACAACGGTGGTGTTTGTAGGAAAAGTTTCATTTTTTTTTTACATTAGACATCACATTTTTGAGCAAAAATTAGAATTTATAAGTAAGATTTGTATTTTTGCATCGATTTTAAATTTTAAAATAAATAAATTATGTCAGACATAGCATCAAGAGTAAAAGCAATTATCGTAGACAAATTAGGAGTAGACGATAACGAAGTAACAACCGAAGCAAGCTTCACAAATGATTTAGGAGCAGATTCTTTAGATACTGTTGAGTTAATCATGGAATTCGAAAAAGAATTTGATATCCAAATTCCAGACGATCAAGCAGAAAACATTGGAACTGTTGGACAGGCAGTAAGCTATATTGAAGAAGCAAAAAAATAAATTTATATGCAATTAAAGCGAGTTGTAGTAACTGGACTTGGCGCATTAACGCCAATAGGAAATAATAAAGATGAGTATTGGAATAGCTTAGTTAACGGAGTTAGCGGAGCTGCCCCTATAACGTATTTCGATGCTGCCAAGTTCAAAACTCGTTTTGCATGTGAGTTAAAAAACTTTAACGTAACAGATTTCATTAATAGGAAAGATGCACGTAAAATGGATAGGTTTACGCAATATGCAGTGGTTGCTTCAGATGAAGCTATTGTAGATTCGAAATTAGATCTAGACAAAATAAACAAATTAAGAGTAGGTGTAATTTGGGGAGCAGGTATTGGAGGTTTAGAAACTTTTCAAAACGAAGCTATAAATTTTGGAGCTGGAGACGGTTCGCCAAGATTTAACCCTTTTTTTATACCAAAAATGATTGCTGATATTGCACCAGGTTGGATTTCTATTAAAAATGGATTCATGGGGCCTAACTATACAACAGTATCTGCATGTGCATCATCTGCAAATGCTATGATTGATGCATTAAATTATATTCGATTAGGACACTGTGATGTAATCGTAACAGGTGGTAGTGAAGCTGCAGTTACAATTGCTGGTGTTGGCGGATTTAATGCAATGCATGCACTTTCGACAAACAACGAGAATCATAAATCAGCATCAAAACCTTTTGATAGTGAACGTGATGGATTTGTTTTAGGTGAAGGAGCAGGAGCACTTGTATTAGAAGAATACGAACACGCAAAGGCAAGAGGAGCAAAAATTTATGCAGAAGTTATTGGTGGAGGTATGTCGTCAGACGCTTACCATATGACAGCACCACATCCAGAAGGTATAGGTGTAATTGCTGTAATGAAAAATTGCCTTGAAAATGCAGGTTTAAAACCAGAAGATGTAGATCATATTAATACACATGGTACCTCTACACCATTAGGAGATGTAGCTGAATTAAAAGCAATTTCTGAAGTTTTTGGAGACTATGCTAAGAGTATTAATATTAATTCAACAAAATCTATGACAGGGCACTTACTTGGTGCTGCTGGAGCTGTAGAATCTATAGCATCTATTTTAGCGATGGAGCATAGTATTATTCCACCAACAATTAATCATGTTAATGTTGACGAAAATATTAATCCAGAGTTAAACTTAACGTTAAACAAACCTCAAAAACGAGAGATTAAAGTTGCAATGAGCAATACATTTGGTTTCGGAGGGCATAACGCTTGTGTAGCTTTTAGAAAACTAGATTAATCCTTTATGAATTTTCTTCGTAGAATAGTTAAACCCCAAAATAAAGAGGACGAGAATTTTTACTACGAATTAAAAGAACTGCTTAATTTTAAACCTATAAAGCTTTCGCATTACAAGAAAGCTTTTACACATAGGTCTTTGAAATTAGTAGATAAAAAGGGAAATCCTATTAACTATGAACGTCTAGAGTTCTTAGGAGATGCAATTTTAGGGTCAGTAATGGCTTCATACTTGTATAAGAAAGTTCCAGAAGGTGACGAAGGGTACTTAACTCAAATGCGATCTAAAGTTGTTAGCAGGGAGCATTTAAATGCTTTAGGTAAGGATTTAGACTTAATTAGATTTGTAAAAAGTAATATAGCTAAAGAGCATATTAGTAATAATCTTTACGGAAATATTTTTGAAGCTTTAATTGGAGCCATTTATTTAGATAGGGGGTACAATTATTGTCATCAATTTATTTACGAACAAATTGTATTACCTTATGTTGATATTGAGAAGCTAGAAGGTAAAATTTCGAGTTATAAAGGATATATTATAGAATGGTGCCAAAAGAATAAGAAGAAGTATAAGTTCGAATCATATGAAGATTCTGGTAACCAAAGTAAACGACACTTTAGCGTAAGGGTTAGCATTGATGGTAACGTTATGGGTAAAGGAAGAGCCACTTCAAAGAAAAAAGCAGAGGAAATTGCAGCGAAAAGAGTATATTATGCTATGCAAACTCAAATGGAAAACCCTTAACATTAGAACGAAAACCTTTTCGTAAATTTTACATTATATTTTAGATACATTCAGTAATTTAGCAAAAAACAAACAGTTGTTTTTATGGTTACTTATGCATTAAATATTAATGAATTTTCTACTAATGATTTTGCGTTAATAGCTATTCATACAGTACTTAGTGAATATCAATTAGCGTATTTGCTAAATAAGCATTTACAGATAAAATTTAGCAAAGCGAGTTATAATTTAGATTTTACTGAAAAAAAAAATCAAGCTTCTTATACCGTATATGAATATACAAATACAGAATTAGATTATGATTGGTTTTTAATAGCTAATGTGTGTAAATCAACCCTTAAAACAGCTTCAACAAACCTTTTTATTGAAAGCGATTCAATAAGTCGTCTTATTCCTGAGAAGAAGAAAGTTGATTTTTTTTTAAAAATAGAAGGAGGTTTCGATTTTGATTATATCGTAAAGACAATTGAAATTATAAATCGAGTTCCACAAATTATAACCTCATACGAAGTAGAGGTAGAATCTTTAAAGTCGAAAGACTTTTTAATATTTTAAATTATGCCACACAACAAAAAAACAAAAATTGTAGCAACGTTAGGACCCGCAACAAACACAAAAGAGATTTTAGCTGATATGGCTGCTGCTGGAGTAAATGTTTTTAGAGTTAATTTTTCTCATGCCGATTATGATGATGTAAAAGAACGCATTCGACAAATAAGAGAAATTAATGAAGAGAAAGGTTACAACGTGGCAATTTTAGCTGATCTACAAGGACCAAAATTAAGAGTAGGAGTAATGAAAGAAGGGGTAGAAGTAAAAGCAGGTGATGCTTTTGTTTTTACAACAGAGGAATGTGAAGGAACTAAAGAAAAAGCGTTTATGACCTATCAGCGTTTTCCAAAAGATGTTAAAGTAGGAGAACAGATTTTAGTAGATGATGGTAAATTATTATTTGAAGTAGTTTCTACAGATAAGAATAAAGAAGTAGTAACAAAGGTAATTATTGGTGGAGCTTTAAAATCTAAGAAAGGTGTTAATCTACCAAACACAAATATATCGTTACCTGCTTTAACTGATAAAGATAAAAAAGATGCCGCTTTTGCTTTAGAGCAAGAAGTTGATTGGATTGCATTATCGTTTGTAAGAACACCTGAAGATTTACGTATTTTACGTGATTTAATTAAGCAGAAATCAAGATATAGAGTTCCTGTAATTGCTAAAATTGAAAAACCAGAAGCAGTAGAAAATATAGATGCACTGATTCCATATTGTGATGGATTAATGGTAGCTCGTGGCGATTTAGGGGTAGAAGTACCAATGCAAGACGTACCGCTAATTCAAAAGATGTTGGTTAGAAGAGCGAAAGAAGCAAGAATACCTGTTATTATTGCTACTCAAATGATGGAAACGATGATTGAAAACGCTGTTCCAACAAGAGCAGAAGTAAATGATGTTGCAAATTCAATTATGGATGGTGCGGATGCTGTAATGCTTTCAGGAGAAACATCAGTAGGGAAGCATCCTTTAAGAGTTATTAAAAAGATGACTGAAATTATTGGTAGCGTTGAGTTTTCTGATTTAATAAAAGTACCACAAGCACCACCACATATTCGTACGAATAGATTTGTTACAAAATCAATCTGTCATCATGCAGCTTTAATGGCAGATGATATGAATGCTACAGCTATTACAACATTAACAAATAGTGGATATACTGCATTCCAAGTTTCAGCATGGAGGCCAAAATCACACGTATTAGCCTTTTCATCTGAAAAAAGGATACTTGGTAAGTTAAATCTTTTATGGGGTGTTAGAGCTTATTATTACGATAGAGACTTAAGTACTGATGATACGCTTGAAGATATAAATGAAATAGCAAAAGAAAAAGGTTTTGTTAAGGCAGGGAATTTTATGATTAATTTATCATCTATGCCTGTAAAAGCAAAAGGAATGGTAAATACTTTACGTGTTTCACATATAGAATAATATCTTTTTTCAAAGATATAAAAAGAGCCTTTTTCTTCTATAAGAAAAAGGCTCTTTTGCTATAATTTAATCTTTCTAGAGCAAATAATTGCGTCGTTTACAACAAAAGGCATTGGCATCATAATTTCACTTCGCGGTTTTAAATTAAATTTATTATTAGATAACAGGTCGTATGATATTTCATTTAATGTAATATCTGGTTTTATGTTTTTATCAATTGTAAAAGAGATAGTTACGTTTTTATCCGAATTAGCCATTTGATAAATTAGAAGAGTTCCTTTATTGGCTGTAAATTCTTTACCATCATCATAAAAAACACCATTTATTGTTAAATTTTTTAATTTAAGAATTGAATTGTTATTAAATTCATATCTATTTATTTTGCGAGTAGGAGTTATTGTGAAATTTAATTCTCTTTCATTATTAATAATAGTATCCTTATTAATAGTTATGTTAGAAATAGGGAAGTTTTTATTTTCTGCTTTTTTATGATAACTAAAGCCAGTATTGTATTTACTTTTTCCTTCAATAAAAGGGATGGTTCCTTCTAAATAATCATTCTTAAAAACTTGTTTAGTAAAACCATCTAGCTTTTTGTTATAAGTTGCCCAATAAGAAGTATTAGTATCTGAGTTTTGTATAAAAACAATACTGTTAGGTTTTCTTTTGTCAATAGAATACCCACTATTAAAAGTTGCAAGTCCGAAAAATAGAATTGAAATGAACCCAGCAACTACTTGCCAACTATTTTTCTTTTTGTACTGATGAAAAACAGGTAAGGTAAAGCTAAATATTAGTGTTAGTAAAAAAGCTGAAATGAATAATGTTTTTAAACCTAAAGCTACTGGGAATAATTGTAACATAGGCGCAATCATATATATAGTTGGTATAGAAATTATGGCAAATAATGTAGCTCTAGACCGATCTCTAATGTCCATATAAATTAAAATTGCTAAAATTATTAAGCAAGCGTAGATAGGAATTATAAAGAATCCTGCACCAGGCATATACTGCATAATAAAATAGTTTAAAATAAGTCCTGTAAAAATTGGTGCGATATAAAGATCAGCAGTTTTTTTAGTATTAAATTTATTATAAATTTTAAATAAAATCCAACTATTTAAGGATATAAATGCAATGATGTATTGATATCCATTGTAAGTAAAGCCATGTAGAATGTCGGTATATTCAGGATGAATTAATAAAATTAATTTCCATAATCCGTATGAAATACCTACACAAAGAATAATACATATAAAGTAAGGAATAAACCCCTTTAGTAATCCATTGATTGTTAATTTTTCGTTTTTAATACCTAGATATAGTAATGCTAAGAAAATTACTAATGCTAGAATAAACATAGGTAAAACCCATGAAAATGGATAAATTAAAAGTTTAGTAAAGGGAAAATTAACGTAGATATAATCTTCATTACTATTGGTATCGTTTAAATTTGAATTCGAAAAATAGTTAAGCGAAGTAGTAAAGTATTCAGCTTGATGTTGTAATGTTTCTCTATTTAGTCTCTCGTAAGAATCTTGAACGGTATGGTAATCGAAATGATCATCAATAAAAGCGAAATTAAAGCCATTTATATTTCCATTTTCTCTAAAGATTGTTAAATCAGTATCATTAGGTAGTTTTTTGTAGATACTATACATTAGAGAGTTGGCAGCAGGGTAATTTGGATTTGAATTTAAAAATTCTGTTAGTATTTTTTTGTTCTTTCCATTTGTTTCCATCAACATATAACTAGCACCACCACTTCCTCTAGCTTCAAAATTTAATACCAATCCAATGTTTTTTGCAAAAGGGTGATTTTCAACAAAAGCCTGAGCGCCCAACAATCCTAATTCTTCTGCGTCAGAAAAAAGAATAATAATATCGTTTTTTGGTTGGTTCTTTTTTGCTAAAAAAGCGCGAAGCCCTTCAAGAATTGTTACAACGCCTGAGCCAGCATCACTTGCTCCTAGTGATGAATGTGGGTTTGAATCGTAATGTGTTAAAAGTAACAGCGATTTTCCTTTTTCTGTCCCTTTAATTTTTGCAACAATATTTTCGGTTGTTGTACTTGCTCTCCACTTTTTATTTATTGCTGTTTTTTGTTGAATTTCAGCAGTTAATCCTAATTTTTTTAATTCATTAATAATATAGTATTGAACTAGTTTGTGCTCTGGAGAACCTGTATGATGTGGCTTTTTTGATATTTTTTTTAAATGATAGAGTGCATTATTTATAGAGAAATCAGTAGCTTTTAATTCTTTCTCATCGGGTATAAGTGTTGGTGTTATATCACTAAAACTCCAATAAACAGTAAATAAAATAATTATAACAGCAATAAAATTATTAGATGATTTCATAGTAATACTTTATATGTTATAAAAATAAGAAAATTAATTAGTTAATTAAAGCAATCATTAATCTTGCTTAACTAATAAATAGCGTTCATTTTCTAATTCTAAATATCCTTGGTCGTACACATAAAAATAAGTGTTATTTGTTTTAGTAATATATAATGATGTAATAAATTTAAAATCAAAACCTTTATCAAATAGCATACGTCTACTAACTTTTGTTTTACCAGAAATGTTAAGTTCTGTAAGAGTTTTATAATTTTTACGTAAGCGATTATTAGTATTTCTTATTAGATTTTTACTTTCTTTATTAATTTTGTTATTATAAGAGTTTCTACAATAATCTGAACAGAATTTTTTATCAATTCTACCGATTACTTTATCGTTGCATTCTAAACATTTTTTACTTTCCATAATCAGCGCTTTTTAGCTCATACCAATTTACTGGTATTTCTTTAAAATTAAATTGATTTACTAATCGTAAGCCTACCTTTTTTAAAATTTTATTAGAGCCTATATTTTGTGTATCAGCAGCTCTATAAATTATATCATAGTTCATTTTTTTAAAGCCAAAATCTAAACAAGCAAAAGCTGTTTCAGAAGCATAACCTTTACCTCAAAATTTAGGGATAAATCGGTAGCCTATATCAACAAAGTTTTGATATCCATTTAGCTCTTCTTTCTCTCCAGTGTTTAATTTTAATCCAGACCATGCAATAAATTCACCAGAAGACTTTTCTATACAGGCAAACCGACCAATACCCAATTCTTTGTATTGATTAAGAATAAACTGAATGTTTTTTTCAGCTTCTAGTATTGTTTTTATAGGGTTGTTGCCTAAATATTGATGAACTTTTTTATCAGAATCTAATGCAAATATTCCTTCAATGTCTGTTTCTTTTAATTCCCTTAAAATTAATCTGTCTGTTTCTAAATAGAATTTCATGCTTTAATTGTTTGATAACAAATGTATTAAAAATAAACAAACGATTACATTCATTTACAAACGAAAACAAACGATTACTAACCGATTTTAATTTGTGTAGTGTTTCATCTTTGCAGTGTCAAAACGAATTGGCAAATCATAATCATTAAAACTTATCTTATGAGTACGTTAAGAAACAAAGTACAGTTAATTGGAAATTTAGGAAATAACCCAGAAATTATTACTTTAGATAGTGGTAAAAAACTAGCAAAATTTTCTATAGCAACGAATGAAAGTTATAAAAATTCAGAAGGAGAGAAGATAACGGATACACAATGGCACAATGTTGTTGCGTGGAATAAAACTGCTGAGATCATAGAAAAATACCTTCAAAAAGGAAACGAAGTTGCTATTGAGGGTAAATTAACTTCTCGTTCATATGAAACTTCAGAGGGAGAAAAGAGATATGTAACTGAGGTCGTTTGTAATGAGTTGTTAATGTTAGGTAACAAGTAGGTAAATAAGATAAAATCATAATCATTTTTATGTTTTAGAACTCAGAATTATATTTAATTTTGAGTTTTTTTGTTTTAAACTTAAAGCCAAGAACAAGAACATGTTTTGTTTTTAAGAGTACTTTTGCACTAGTAAAAATTAAGAAAATGATTAAGGAGAAACTAAAGAGAGAATTAAAAAATTATTTATTTATACTTAGTGGTAGTTTAATTTTAGCTATTGGTGTTGTTGGTTTTTTAGCACCAAATAAAATAGCGACAGGAGGTACTGCTGGTTTATCAATTGTATTAAACTATGTGTCTAATATTCCTATAGGATTGTTACTGCTGTTTTTAAATGCTCCATTACTTTTAATAAGTGTAAAATATATTGGGAAACGATTTGCGTTTAGAACAATGATTTCTATTATTTCTTTGGCTTTTTTTATAGATTTTTTTAGGGAAATTATACATTTTCCAACATTAAGTACTAATACACTACTTTCTACTATTTATGGAGGATTATGTGTAGGAGTAGGTATTGGAATTATATTTAAAGGAGATGCTTCTGCAGGAGGAGGAGCAATTATAGCACGTATCTTAAAAGATAAATACGATATTAAACCAGGTACAGTAATTTTAACATTAGATATATTAATAGTCCTTTTATCTGCAATTGTTTTTAAAAATTTAGAACTTGCGTTATGGGCTATGCTTAGTATTTTTGTAGCAAGTAAATTTATAGATTTAGTGCTTACAGGGCGTAAACAAAATAAAATTGTACATATAGCTTCAGAAGATTTAAATGCACTTAAAAGCATAATAGCATCTAAAATGGGTATTTCAGGTACTTTAATACAAGGAAATGATTTGTCTCAAACCAATCAAAGAAACATCATATTCTTGTCTATAAATAAAAATAGGATTATGACACTTAAAAATCTTGTTGAAAGACATGACCCGAAAGCATATATGATTGTTTTAGAAGCAACAGAGTTATTAGGTTCTTCTAGAGAAATTAAATAGTAGTATTCAATGTATTTAACTTTCTACGAATTATTATAATTCATAGAAAGTTGAATGCGTTTTCTTTTAACATCTACCTCTAATACCTTTACCTGTACGTGTTGATTTAAACTTACATGTTCATTTACATCTTTAACAAACGTATTTGATAGATTAGAAACATGTACTAAACCACTTTCTTTAACACCAATATCGACAAAACAACCAAAATTGGTAATGTTATTTATAATTCCAGGGAGTATCATACCAGTTCTTATATCTTCAATTGTTTTAATATGTTCGTTAAAACTAAAAGATTTTGCTTTTTCACGAGGGTCTAGTCCAGGTTTTTCTAGTTCCTTTACAATATCTTGTAACGTAGGTAACCCGAAAGAATCAGTAACATACTGTTGTAATTTCAATTGTTTTAAAGCAGCAGTGTTTCCTATTAAATCAATTATTTTACTACCTGAATCTTTAGCCATTTGCTTAATTAAAGCGTAACGTTCTGGGTGAACGGCAGAATCATCAAGTGGATTATCACCATTTTTAATGCGTAAAAAACCAGCAGACTGTTCAAAAGCTTTTCCGCCTAATCGAGGTACTTTTTTTATAGCAGTTCTATTAATAAATGCACCGTTTTCATTTCGGTAATTCACAATTTTTTCAGCTAATTTTGGTCCAATACCAGAAACATAACTTAGTAAAGAAGTACTTGCCGTATTAATATTAACACCTACCTTATTAACACAATGTTCAACGACGGTATCTAATGATTTATTTAATTTAGATTGTTCTACATCATGTTGATATTGTCCTACACCAATTGATTTAGCATCAATTTTAACCAATTCGGCTAGTGGATCAGCCAATCTACGTCCAATAGAGATGGCACCACGTACGGTAACATCGTATGTAGGAAACTCATCACGTGCAATTTTTGAAGCTGAATAAATAGAAGCGCCAGCCTCACTTATTACAAATATTTCAACATTGTTTTTAAACGGAATACGTTTTATTAATTGTTCAGTTTCTCTAGAAGCTGTTCCGTTACCAATAGCAATGGCTTCAATTTTATGTAGTTCAACTAACGAACTAATTTTTTCTATAGCTTTGGTAGATTGATGTTGAGGTGCATGCGGATATATGTTTTCGTTATGCAATAAATCACCTTGTTCATTTAAACAAACGACTTTACAACCTGATCTAAAACCAGGGTCAATAGCTAAAATTCGTTTTTCTCCTAATGGCGCTCCTAATAAAAGCTGTTGTAAATTTTTAGCAAATACAGTTATGGCACTTTCATCAGCTTTGTCTTTAGCAATTGATACAGCTTCGTTTGTTAATGAAGGAAGCAATAATCGTTTATAAGAATCAGCAATTGCTAGTTCAATTTGATAAGCACACTCATTTTGAGAACTAATAATTCTGGTTTCTATTTTTTGAAGCGTACGTTCATCATCTATCTCAATTTTTACACGAATAAAACCTTCTTTTTCGGCACGTAAAATAGCTAGTAACCTATGTGAAGGAATACGATTTAAATTTTCCTCCCAATCAAAATAATCTTTAAATTTCTGAGCGGCTTCATCGTCTTTTTTAGTTTTGACAACTTTGGTTAAAATTGCAGCATATCGTTCTAGTTGATGACGAATGTTATTACGAACATCAGTACGTTCATTTACCCATTCAGCAATAATATGTCGTGCACCTTCTAAAACTTTCTCATCAGTATCAACGGAATCATTTATGTATTTAGAGGCTGTAAACTCTAAATCATTTACTCGCTGACCCATAATCATTTTAGCTAAGGGCTCCAGTCCGTTTTTACGAGCAGTTTCAGCTTTTGTTTTTCGCTTCTTCTTATATGGAAGATAAATATCTTCTAGAACGGTAAGGTCGTAGGTTTTGTTAATTTTATTCTTTAATTCACTTGTTAAACAAGCTTGTTCTTCTAATGCTTTAAGAATGGTTGTTTTTCTCTTTTCAATAATCTCAAACTGTTCTTTTAACTGCACTATTTTACCGACTTCGACTTCATCTAAGTTCCCTGTTTTTTCTTTTCGGTAACGAGAAATAAAAGGAATGGTACAATCTTCATTTAATAATTCAACAGTGTTTTGAATTGATTTTAGAGAAATATCTGTGCGAGATGAAATGTAGTTTATCAAAGGAATAGGCGTTAATTACTGTATTAATAACAAAAATAGATAAAAATGAGTTGAATGTAGTCTTAGATAAACAATCTAATTTGTTAGATTTGAATTTAAAAATAAAATTGTGAATAAAGAATATCCTTTAAATAAAAATATAAAAAATCACTTATGGATTTCTTTGGCATTAGGTATTTGGGTTTTTATGTTTTTATATTTTGCAGAACCCTTTGATATTAATCGATTTACCAAAATTGAGAAAATTACACTATTACCTATCTATGGCATTATTCAAAGTATTTGTTATTGTATTCCTTTATGGTATCAACATAAATTCAACCAGAATAAATGGTCGTTTAAAAAAGAATTTATTTTTATTGGATTAATGATTTTTATTGGTTTTTGTATTAATTTTTTGTTTTACAAAAATTTTGTTGCTTACAATGAGGCAGAAACCTATAATTATTATCATTATTTTAAATGGATTTATTTACCTGCATTGGCTATCATACTTCCATTCATTTTAATAGGAAGATATATCACAGGAAAATTCTCTCAGAATAATATTGTTGAAGATAAGATGGTAATAAAAGGAAAAGGTAAACTTGATTTTATTGCATTAAAACCAAATGAATTAGTTTTTGTTCAAGCTTCAGATAATTATATAGAGGTTAATCTTATTGAAAAAAATACTATTAAAAAAATAATAATAAGAGAAACCATTTCAGAAATAGAAAGATCATTTCCTTTTTTATTAAAAACCCATCGCTCTTTTTTAATAAATCCATCACACTTTAAACAGTTTAAAACTGAAAACAAAAAGCTTTTGATAGATGTAGGATTTGGTAATCACATACCTGTTTCTAGAAATTTACAAACGCAAGTAAAAAAGCAATTACTAGTTACCACAAATAAGTAGCGTTTCACCACAACCTTTATTTTTAAAGGGGCTTTAAGTAATATCTAAGATATTTTTGTCATATCAAATTAATTAAAAAATAAGATAATGATAAAAAAAATCACACTCTTTTTAATAATAGTATGTTTACAATCTTGCCATATTGGAAGGATGATTAGATATTATAAGGCAGATATAGATGATCATAAAATTTTTCCTTACACAGAGGTTAACAAAGGAGAAGAAACCTTTTATTTTAAAGATGGTACAAATTCAGAATTAGCGAATAGGATAAACAATATCAGTATTTCAAAAGGTGATAAAAATTATTTTATAAATGATTTTTTAACCAATCAAACTGAAACAACTTCCTTTTTAGTTATAAAAAATGATACGATCCTTTTTGAAAAATATTATGAAGGCTATAAGCGTGATTCTATTTCAAATATATTTTCGGTATCAAAATCAGTAACCTCTTTATTAATGGGAATAGCTATAGACGAAGGTGTTATAAAAGGTGTAAACGATCCAATTACTAAATATATACCAGAACTTTCTAAGTCAAATAAAACATTTGATAAATTAACTATAAAGCATTTATTAAATATGCGTTCTGGATTAAAATTCAGTGAAAGTTACCGTAGC
This genomic stretch from Tenacibaculum sp. Bg11-29 harbors:
- a CDS encoding phosphoribosylglycinamide formyltransferase, coding for MKRIVIFASGSGTNAENIIKHFQSTKTATVTHVLSNNEHAKVFNRCERLEIEASLFDKESFTKDDTVLNFLQVEADIIVLAGFLWRIPAKIVAAFPNKIINIHPALLPKYGGKGMYGMNVHRAVKENNEIETGITIHYVNENYDEGAVIFQAKTSLTSNDSSDDIAEKIHILEQKHFPKVIEDVILKNV
- a CDS encoding acyl carrier protein — encoded protein: MSDIASRVKAIIVDKLGVDDNEVTTEASFTNDLGADSLDTVELIMEFEKEFDIQIPDDQAENIGTVGQAVSYIEEAKK
- the fabF gene encoding beta-ketoacyl-ACP synthase II, which translates into the protein MQLKRVVVTGLGALTPIGNNKDEYWNSLVNGVSGAAPITYFDAAKFKTRFACELKNFNVTDFINRKDARKMDRFTQYAVVASDEAIVDSKLDLDKINKLRVGVIWGAGIGGLETFQNEAINFGAGDGSPRFNPFFIPKMIADIAPGWISIKNGFMGPNYTTVSACASSANAMIDALNYIRLGHCDVIVTGGSEAAVTIAGVGGFNAMHALSTNNENHKSASKPFDSERDGFVLGEGAGALVLEEYEHAKARGAKIYAEVIGGGMSSDAYHMTAPHPEGIGVIAVMKNCLENAGLKPEDVDHINTHGTSTPLGDVAELKAISEVFGDYAKSININSTKSMTGHLLGAAGAVESIASILAMEHSIIPPTINHVNVDENINPELNLTLNKPQKREIKVAMSNTFGFGGHNACVAFRKLD
- the rnc gene encoding ribonuclease III, giving the protein MNFLRRIVKPQNKEDENFYYELKELLNFKPIKLSHYKKAFTHRSLKLVDKKGNPINYERLEFLGDAILGSVMASYLYKKVPEGDEGYLTQMRSKVVSREHLNALGKDLDLIRFVKSNIAKEHISNNLYGNIFEALIGAIYLDRGYNYCHQFIYEQIVLPYVDIEKLEGKISSYKGYIIEWCQKNKKKYKFESYEDSGNQSKRHFSVRVSIDGNVMGKGRATSKKKAEEIAAKRVYYAMQTQMENP
- a CDS encoding IPExxxVDY family protein → MVTYALNINEFSTNDFALIAIHTVLSEYQLAYLLNKHLQIKFSKASYNLDFTEKKNQASYTVYEYTNTELDYDWFLIANVCKSTLKTASTNLFIESDSISRLIPEKKKVDFFLKIEGGFDFDYIVKTIEIINRVPQIITSYEVEVESLKSKDFLIF
- the pyk gene encoding pyruvate kinase; this encodes MPHNKKTKIVATLGPATNTKEILADMAAAGVNVFRVNFSHADYDDVKERIRQIREINEEKGYNVAILADLQGPKLRVGVMKEGVEVKAGDAFVFTTEECEGTKEKAFMTYQRFPKDVKVGEQILVDDGKLLFEVVSTDKNKEVVTKVIIGGALKSKKGVNLPNTNISLPALTDKDKKDAAFALEQEVDWIALSFVRTPEDLRILRDLIKQKSRYRVPVIAKIEKPEAVENIDALIPYCDGLMVARGDLGVEVPMQDVPLIQKMLVRRAKEARIPVIIATQMMETMIENAVPTRAEVNDVANSIMDGADAVMLSGETSVGKHPLRVIKKMTEIIGSVEFSDLIKVPQAPPHIRTNRFVTKSICHHAALMADDMNATAITTLTNSGYTAFQVSAWRPKSHVLAFSSEKRILGKLNLLWGVRAYYYDRDLSTDDTLEDINEIAKEKGFVKAGNFMINLSSMPVKAKGMVNTLRVSHIE
- a CDS encoding M20/M25/M40 family metallo-hydrolase, which gives rise to MKSSNNFIAVIIILFTVYWSFSDITPTLIPDEKELKATDFSINNALYHLKKISKKPHHTGSPEHKLVQYYIINELKKLGLTAEIQQKTAINKKWRASTTTENIVAKIKGTEKGKSLLLLTHYDSNPHSSLGASDAGSGVVTILEGLRAFLAKKNQPKNDIIILFSDAEELGLLGAQAFVENHPFAKNIGLVLNFEARGSGGASYMLMETNGKNKKILTEFLNSNPNYPAANSLMYSIYKKLPNDTDLTIFRENGNINGFNFAFIDDHFDYHTVQDSYERLNRETLQHQAEYFTTSLNYFSNSNLNDTNSNEDYIYVNFPFTKLLIYPFSWVLPMFILALVIFLALLYLGIKNEKLTINGLLKGFIPYFICIILCVGISYGLWKLILLIHPEYTDILHGFTYNGYQYIIAFISLNSWILFKIYNKFNTKKTADLYIAPIFTGLILNYFIMQYMPGAGFFIIPIYACLIILAILIYMDIRDRSRATLFAIISIPTIYMIAPMLQLFPVALGLKTLFISAFLLTLIFSFTLPVFHQYKKKNSWQVVAGFISILFFGLATFNSGYSIDKRKPNSIVFIQNSDTNTSYWATYNKKLDGFTKQVFKNDYLEGTIPFIEGKSKYNTGFSYHKKAENKNFPISNITINKDTIINNERELNFTITPTRKINRYEFNNNSILKLKNLTINGVFYDDGKEFTANKGTLLIYQMANSDKNVTISFTIDKNIKPDITLNEISYDLLSNNKFNLKPRSEIMMPMPFVVNDAIICSRKIKL
- a CDS encoding single-stranded DNA-binding protein → MSTLRNKVQLIGNLGNNPEIITLDSGKKLAKFSIATNESYKNSEGEKITDTQWHNVVAWNKTAEIIEKYLQKGNEVAIEGKLTSRSYETSEGEKRYVTEVVCNELLMLGNK